One genomic region from Leptospira tipperaryensis encodes:
- a CDS encoding DNA-3-methyladenine glycosylase family protein has product MASPKKSSKSSSSGKTFSKNIEDRDSRIKKATNWLRKQDSITKALIDSVGPCNLQTIGSPYQVLIKSVLGQQLSTKVALTFERRLIALAETKKIPPPEKILRIPNGDLRNIGVSQAKTETIKRIAEAYQNRTISDSKLHKLEDLNVLELLCSLKGVGPWTAEMVLIFALDRWDHFSINDLILRKSVEKHYGISKDNKKEIQEFLKSFSPYRTILSWYLWADVDGGEGWG; this is encoded by the coding sequence ATGGCTTCCCCAAAAAAATCATCAAAGTCTTCGAGTTCCGGAAAAACCTTTTCCAAGAACATAGAAGACAGAGATTCTCGAATCAAAAAAGCGACAAACTGGCTTCGTAAACAAGACTCCATCACAAAAGCTCTGATCGATTCCGTCGGTCCGTGCAATTTGCAGACGATCGGTTCTCCGTATCAGGTTCTCATCAAATCGGTGTTAGGACAACAACTCTCGACCAAGGTCGCGCTTACCTTTGAAAGAAGATTGATCGCTCTCGCGGAAACAAAAAAGATTCCTCCTCCGGAAAAAATTCTCCGGATCCCGAACGGCGATCTCAGAAATATCGGAGTTTCTCAGGCGAAAACCGAAACGATCAAAAGAATCGCAGAAGCCTATCAAAATAGAACGATCTCAGATTCTAAACTTCATAAATTAGAAGATTTGAATGTGTTGGAACTACTTTGTTCCCTGAAAGGTGTGGGGCCTTGGACCGCGGAGATGGTTTTGATCTTTGCGCTCGATCGCTGGGATCATTTTTCGATCAACGATTTGATTCTTCGAAAGTCCGTGGAAAAACACTATGGGATTTCGAAAGACAATAAAAAAGAGATTCAAGAATTCTTAAAGTCCTTCTCTCCTTATCGAACCATTCTTTCCTGGTATCTCTGGGCCGACGTGGACGGCGGTGAGGGTTGGGGTTAG
- the gmd gene encoding GDP-mannose 4,6-dehydratase has translation MKKALITGITGQDGSYLTEFLLGKGYQVHGIVRRASMFNRGRIEHLRGNSNLVLHYGDLTDSSNLNRILEKVSPDEIYNLAAQSHVGVSFEVPEYTAEADAVGTLRILDAIKQIGVKSRFYQASTSELYGKVQAIPQTETTPFYPRSPYAVAKLYAYWAVVNYREAFGIHASNGILFNHESPRRGEGFVTRKITIGVANLLAKKGGPIHLGNMDAKRDWGYAPDYVEMMWMMLQQPDPDDYVVATNETHTVREFVEKSFRFAGVEVRWEGKGDTEKGFDAKDGHLLVEVNPKFYRPTEVDILIGDPAKAKKKLGWEPKVKFEELVKIMTKADCELVGIKL, from the coding sequence ATGAAAAAAGCGCTCATAACTGGGATCACCGGACAGGACGGATCCTATCTAACAGAATTTCTTCTCGGAAAAGGATATCAAGTGCATGGGATCGTAAGAAGAGCCAGCATGTTCAACCGGGGAAGAATCGAGCATCTTCGCGGGAACTCCAATCTGGTCCTGCACTACGGAGATCTAACGGATTCGAGTAACCTCAACCGAATCCTGGAAAAAGTATCTCCGGACGAAATTTATAACCTCGCTGCACAATCCCACGTGGGAGTTTCCTTTGAAGTTCCCGAATACACCGCGGAAGCCGACGCAGTCGGAACTCTGAGAATCTTAGACGCGATCAAACAAATCGGAGTGAAGAGCCGTTTTTATCAGGCTTCCACATCCGAGCTTTACGGAAAGGTACAAGCGATTCCGCAGACGGAAACCACTCCATTCTATCCAAGATCACCTTACGCGGTGGCAAAACTCTACGCGTATTGGGCCGTGGTAAACTACAGAGAAGCGTTTGGAATCCATGCGTCTAACGGAATTTTATTCAATCACGAATCTCCGAGAAGGGGAGAAGGATTTGTAACGAGAAAGATCACGATCGGCGTTGCGAATCTCCTCGCAAAAAAAGGCGGACCGATTCATCTCGGAAACATGGACGCGAAGAGAGACTGGGGATACGCGCCGGATTACGTAGAGATGATGTGGATGATGTTGCAACAACCCGATCCAGACGACTACGTGGTCGCGACCAACGAAACACATACCGTAAGAGAATTCGTAGAAAAATCTTTTCGATTTGCCGGCGTGGAAGTTCGCTGGGAAGGAAAGGGAGACACGGAAAAGGGTTTTGACGCAAAAGACGGTCATCTCTTGGTGGAAGTGAATCCAAAATTCTACCGCCCGACCGAAGTTGATATTCTCATCGGAGATCCCGCGAAAGCGAAGAAAAAACTAGGCTGGGAACCAAAGGTGAAATTCGAAGAACTCGTAAAGATAATGACCAAAGCAGATTGTGAATTGGTCGGAATCAAACTCTAA